The sequence TATTTCTAGGCATGCACCTAACTCTGTGCTTAGTGCCTACAATAGAAGCTAATCTGTATTTTACTTGATAAAAAATCCAGCCATCCACACTTTATCAGGCTATATTACTGGCAAAACTGATGCTATAAACTTCAACGTGAACAAAAACAAGAGCGACAAAATTCAACAAATAAAATGTTCAAATCAGAACCATATAAGACTTATTATCTGTTTGGCTCATCATACTTCTCACTGCACACTATCAGTGCAGAGAAACCTGGCAGGGCCACGGTTTTTCACTCTAGGAAGCAGTTTACCTACCAATGGCTCTTGAAATTAACATGCCATGGCAGTAACTCTAGTATGCAACACTGCAATGCTACAGCAACAGCTTCCAGTATACGATATCCAggacaaaaagaataaaaagcgGCTCAATTAGAAGTCACTGATTTAGTCTTTTAGCGATACAATAATTTATGTGAACTAGCTCTCAAAATGATTACCAAGAAAATTTTTGCACTAGTCGTAAGCCTTATGTTATCAGGTCCGATCACCTGATAAACAAGGTAATATTTTACACAAATGTGGAAATGTTGTAGGCAGTTGTCTATTTGGTAAATACAAACTTTTTGTCGTTCGTCAACCAATCAGAATTTATAATAATAGCCACTCGAATCAGCAATCGAAAAAGCCACTCGATCTAGAAGTAACTAAACAGCCCATTTTGGAAAAGCTTAAGGGGCATGTTTACCAAGAGAGAACTATGAACATTGTTTTTACTTGATGAATGACAACTAGAACAGCAACTCTCAGTAACCTCTGTTTCAAATAGCGGCATTTTTTATCGACCATCAAATCCTTATTAGAACATATATATCAAGATAACATCGGTAAAAAGGTTAGAATTCATGTGCATAAACAGTCAAAAATCATTTAAGAGCATCCTTGGTCTGGACTTCAGAGACCATACAAATCAACAGCTTGCCATCAAATGAACACTGTACCTTTGGACACAATTCTTATCAATATATGAAACAATAAAAACAATTCATTAATAAACCAAGTATATGAGTGCAATTCATAACGAGTAGCATACCTGTGATTCATTAATAAACCAAGTATATGAGTGCAGTTCATAACGAGTAGCATACCTGTGATGTCTTTCATGTTTCCTGTCTCTGTCCCTGTCCCTATCCCGTTCTCTGGCAGGGCTCCTTCCACGATAATTATCCTGAAATGACTATAGTATTATATAAATGAAGCCAGCATAGCATGTTAACAAACTTGGTAGATTCACTGCAGATACATTTGATAAGTGTGCTCACCTTTTCACGTCCATTAGAATCATCTATTTCCATAGGTTGTTCCTCCTCCttatcttcctcctcttcctcaaagtcatcCTCAAGTGCACTTCTTCTTGGTTCTAGAGTTCCAGACGCTTCAAGAACCCATCTGTTGAAACACAATGCAAAAGTCAATGTGTGAGGCGAGCATGATCTCTCCCACAGGTTAAATAATTATCGCACATACTAAGAAAGAAACTGAGCACTAGTTAAATAATTATCGCTATTCCAATTTTATGTCGCAACCAAGATGAATATCAAGTGCGCAGTAGAGGCTCACTCTATGATGGAACTGAGGAAACAAACCTTTTCTGGATGCGTGGCATGGCGGTGTCACAAGAGTAGTCCTTGGTCAGCAGCTCATCGATGAACTCATCAACATGGGTCAGCGTGAACTCTGAAATGAAAATGCATACCCATGTAAGTACAAGCTCAAATCGAATTCATGCATCTGATTAGTAAATAACATTGTAAAATCTAAGCcttgagaaatagaaaaaaactgTAAATTTGGACCATTGGGTGCATACTTCCATCGCTGAGCTTGTGTCTGATCTTGCGGTAGTCGTTGTAGAGCGGCTCGAGGTACTGGTAGACGTCGGCGACGGTGCCGGTGAGGCGCAGGTAGAATGCTCCAAGAACCCGAACATACCTACAAGAACAAGGAGAAGAGCGACATCAATGCCGTGTCAGTGGAACAGCCAAGGAATTGTTAAGCTGTTGgcagaaaacaaaaaaagtacaagaaaagaagagaacCAATCACAAAATTAGTGGGGAGGAACAGAGGCGTACTTGTAGTCCTCGTTCTTGATGAACTCGACGACGATGTCCTTGTCGGGCTGGATCTGCAGCATCTTGAGCGCGAGGCAGAGGAACGGGGTGGGCCTGCGGTTGCCGCCGTAGGTGCCGCCGGTGTGGTCGAGCTCCATGGCCTTGTCCACCAGCGTCTCCGCCGTGAGACCGAAGCACTGCTCCTTCCAGTAGTTGCTCTGGTAGATCTTGGAGCGCACGATCTTCTCCACCAGGTTCTGCGGGTTCGTCCCGTGGATGCTCTTTGCGAGAGGGTCCGTGCGGTTCGCCATCTCCGCCGGCGGCGCTTGGATGGGGGTGGGATTTGCAAACAAAACCCTAGCTTTCCCTGCCTTTGTGAAACCTTAGGCTCGTTTGGGTTCGACCAGTCGCTGCGTTTGTGAgctttaaaaaaacataatgcTCATATTTGATTTTACAGGCTATTTAAAAAGCATAATTTTTGGGGGCTTCTAAAATGAAGCTTCAAGTTCCAAATTTTGAAACATGATTTTCAGATTGGTTTGGAACCGGAATTCAAGATTTGGAAGCTGCAACGACCAGTTTTCCAAAAGGTGAGTAAAGTTTTCGTGCAAATTTCTAGATAAAAAGCAAGTCATCAAAGTTTATAAGACAAGTATTTTGGCATAGTTTCGCATCTCTATAAGGCATCTCAGCAAGTGTGCATGAGATTTATATACACACATTTTGTTAAGGAGATCATCATAGTTTATAAGGCATCTCAGCAAGGAGATCATCACTTTGACCTCTTCACGGCATGAGTAATGTGGTGAGGAGCTGAAAATTTCTCTCAATGCCACGTAAAAAGAAGACCTAACTTTCCAACTTTCTCTCCATTGATATAACCTATCAAAGAGATCTAGGAGGTGGGATCCACAATTAATAAAGAAAGCCGAAAGGGCCCATAGCAATCACggttatcttcttcttcctttgttATGCCCTCATTCCTTTCTAACACCTCACTATAGAAACCATTGGTTGCCGGTAAATCCATCAGGGTGTTGCATCACCGGATGCCAAAAATGAAACCTCTAACCTACCACGGTGATATACATCCCATTTTTTCTTCAATTAAGCTTATATgttctccctgttctaagcccAAGTTTGGCCTTGCATGGCTCCCGAGTTCCTCTTCATGGTTCTGACACATTGTGTCTCACCAGGATTATGTGAGGACTCTTGCCCAGCCGCAAAAACACCAATGTGCAAGCATCTCTCTTCTTCGCATCCTtctatttttcctttatttattctattgGAACTAAGTCTTGAACTTGCTTCGATCCAGTGTTGAAATTGCCAGATATCTAGAAGGACTTcgtggtctattgtgatgcgTCACGCCAAGGTTTGGGCTATGTGttgatgcaagaaggcaagGTAGTGGCTCATGCATCCAGGCAACTGAAGGACCATGAGAAgaattacccaactcatgatCTGGAGTTAGCGGTGGTGGTACATGCACTTAAGATACGGAAGCACTATCTCCTTGGGAATAAGTGCGAGATTTATACatatcacaagagtttgaagtatattttcatctAGTTAGAATTGAATTTGAGgcaacgaagatggttagagttgataaaggattacaatCTGAGTATCTAATATCACCCAGGCAAGGCAAATGTTGTGGCTGACGCCCTTAGCAGGAAGGTTTACTGCAGTAATCTGCATATTCAGGGGTTAATGCCAGAATTGTTCACAGAAATACAACATTTGAATCTGCACATAACGCAAGGACAAGCTCACACTCTGGTGATACATCCGACACTGGAGGATAAAATTCGCGAGGCCCAGGCAGAAGATGAAGAAGTTCTaaaaatcaagaagaatctCGGGTTAGATAAAGCGTCAGGATTCAGGATAGATTCACGAGGAACTATATGGTACAAATATCGGTTATGTGTACCAGATCGGGAAAATCTTAGAGAATTcatcatggatgaagcccacaactcccCATATTCCATCCATCCTGGATGCACCAAGATGTTCACGGATCTAAGGACCAAGTATTGGTGGACAAGAATGAAAATTGACATAGCAGGGTTTATCGCTCAATGTGGCACCTGTCAAAGGGTCAAGGCAAAGCACCAAAGACCAGCAGGACTACTGCAACCATTACAGATCCCGACTTGAAAATGGGATGAAATTGGTATAGATTTCATAGTAGGTTTACCCAGGACCCAGAAGGGCAACGACTCTATATGGGTCATAGTGGATCGTTTAAccaaagtagctcacttcataccaTTCAAGACAACCTATAGTGGAGATAAGTTGGCTGGTTTGTATATTGACAACATCTTGAGACTGCACGAGATCCCAAGTAGGATCATCTCCGATAGAGGCCCCCAGTTCACATCGAGGTTCTGGACAAGTTTGCACATGGCCCTAAACTGGATTTTAGTTATGCTtaccacccacaaactgatggttagactgaaagagtaaatcagattTTGGAAGATCTTCTAAGGGCTTGTGTGATAACCTACGAAAAAGACTGGGAGAAAAGCCTATCATATGCGGAATTCTCTTACAATAACAACTTTCAAGCTAGTCTAAAAATGTCACCTTTTGAAGCATTATATGGCCGAAAATGCAGAACACCTCTACTATGGTCAGAAGTAGGAGAGCGGTCGCTCTTCGGGCCCGCGCTGATCAAGGACGCAGAAAATCAAGTTGCTAAGATTCAGGGAAAATCTGAGAGCAGCTCAAGGTAGACAAAAAAGTTATGTGGACAGCCGAAGGAGGGATTTGACCTTCAAAGTGGGGGACTACGTCTACCTCAAGGTGTTCCCAATAAGAGACACTCGGAGGTTCCAGGTTCATGGGAAGCTGGCACCAAGTTATGTGGGGCCTTATAAAGTAGTGAGAAGGGTTGGAGCGGTGGCATACAAGTTGGCACTTCCGGCAGAAATGTCTGACATGCAcgatgtgtttcatgtctcccAGTTAAAGAAATGCTTGAGAATTCCAAAGGAACATGTTCCTTTAGAAATCATGGATCTGCAACAAGATCTGCAATATGAAGAGAGACCCATCCGAATTTGGATGTGGCAACTCGTCAAACTAGAAGAACTGCAGTCAGGTTTTGCCGAGTACAGTGGAGTAATCACACcgaagcagaagctacatgggagcgcgatgatgaggacatcactctttcggatacacacacaccgagtattcctccaacaataggtccattgacacgagctcgtgcacgtcaactaaatcatgaggtgagctcgttccttagtgttcctttatattttgataaggatgggatgctactgaataattatgatgtattgttacttaggaacacgggagaagaacagcaagggcgcccaagccaaggtggaggtccaatcaagttcgagtccgtttcggagtccaggaccagcctgcactaaaatcgtcgtccaggacgcatacggactccgtttttgacgttctacacatggttggaaagctaaggagataagctttccaacggggctagtcccatgtccaaattctttctgagtcaacagaaatcattgaaacaagtggacgtccagaatctgtcagggtgttgcgccaccatcttttgggccgttgggccgtgtaacgtgttggagtccattagggacgcgtccaggggtccttggccgaccttagtcttttatatacagtagccgccgccctaattagggttgggttttgcttagatattgatctacacacagttgtgagattttcgctcttgttccagaCCGACTAGGccaccgcaagtgtttgtggaaccccgacttcaagtgcttgaattcgattcgcaatatttcagattgcatcttctacgttcttgcttgtgttctcggtacgcttacAGGGATTgagtcttcttggcgaggtcaaccgcgcgacacggttaaTAACCaatggagctgtggtgtagtgattgcaagggagacgatctgttcaggtcaaagcctttggatcatcgaCGTCAATTTCTCCACCTAccaacttatcgctacctatcggaagatcaggccaacattactcatcacgcGAAGAGGATCTGATGAAGGAGTTTCCAACTCTCTTCGACGAGCTTTCTGAATCTCGGGGTCGAGATTCCGTTTAAGTGTGGTAGGTTTGTGACATCCTGaatttagcatattaattaaatagcaaaatctagtgcaaatttaaaattttatagtaaattaaaacaaaataaaataaaaaaagtatgTGTGTGAATATTAATACTGGTAttatttggctaagtattccaaaatgctcCAAATCTATTTTAAGGTAATCCCTGCCTTAAGTTGATTCATACGCATTTGGTTTGTGGTTTTTATGCATTTTTGAGTGGGGATttaaattgaatgtctctcaaattcaaatcctttcTTGAAATTCTTTCCAACTCAAGTCCAAATTCAATTTaaatcctttgattcaaatcatattcCCAAATCTCGGAGTTTTACCTCTATCTCATAATTCAAAGATTTCCAATTaaattgatcctaatccaaagtcaaattcaaattcaaatctctcttttgaatttaaaaacttatcctttttcttttcctccccCCCCCCGGAGGCCGAATCTTCCTCcccctttcctttcttctcggCCCAGCAATCCGGCTCGTCTGGCCGCTCTCTCCTCCGCGCGCCCGCTCTAGCTGGGACGTCCGCTTGCCACATGTCATCGATCCGGCCGCTCTGTTTTCCCCTCCTTTCCCTCGCCGACACGCGGGCCCCGCGCTCCTGGACGTTTCCCCCACCTCCCGCTCATGCTCCAGCACTGCGCGCTGCACTGTGCTTAGTCGCCACCGCTTTCGGCGCCATTAAGGCATCGACGACTTCGGCGCCGCCCCTCCCCTCTCGACTCACGACGCGCCACCCGAGCAAACCCTGTCAGCCACGACTTCGGCAACCACCTGTATGCGAGAGCCGACGGTCATGCTGACACGTCGCACGAATGAGGATGGGCGTCGCCTACCGCGCTGCTCACTGTGGACAGCGTGGCACCGCGAGTCCAGCGCCACCTCGCACCGAGCTGCACCGCCTCTCCAGCCCTCTCTCCCCTATAAATAGCAGGCAACaccttaccccccccccctttattcATCTCGCTGCCACCGCGCCCCCATTTCCTTTCGCTCCACCACTGCTCACCGCCGACGTGTTGCCGTGGAGGACCAGAGGCCCGTCACCGTCCCCGTGCAGTCCCCCATCCGCCAAAAGCCGACGTGAGCCACCCGTGCATCGAAGCCAAGCCGTCCGTCATCACCCTTTGACCAAACGCCGGCCACCGTGACCAAATCGCCGTCGTTCGCCCTCCGGTGAGCCTCTTGGTTCCCCTAGCACCCCCTAGATAGTATGTAGGCGTTTCCCGAGCCCTTTTTGCTTGTTGCCATGTACCGCCGTATGATTGCCACGTGCCGCCGTGCAAACGTCGCCGCCGACATGCTTGTGCGCTTTGTGTGGTCACCGGCCGTTGTGCCGTGTGCTCTAGAGGCGTTAGGCCTCTTTTGCTCGCAAGTTGGCTCCTCTCCGTGTTGCAGAGGTGCTGCCCGATTCTTCCCTGCACCGCTGCCCTTACTTCGGCCGTGATCTGGCACTGCTTTCGTCGCTGGCCGCCGTCGACGAGCTTCCCGTCATGTTCACCGTAACGTGTAGAAGCCCGGCATCAACTTGTCATCGTGAAACTCCAGCGGAAACCCGATCCCGATGAGCTTTTCGGCGCCACGCCGCCGGCTTAAATCCCCCCACCCTGCTCCACTAGTCGCGCCCGTCCGCACGTTGGAGCGCTCACGTGAGCCGGCTCGGGCCGTGTCTCGGCTTGGCCAGCAGGCCTGGCTCGGCCCAGTGGCTGGCTGGTCGGCCTGGCCAGCCTAGCCGCCAACAGGCCAAGCCCTGTGGGTCGGCCCAGCTCCCCTAGCCCTTTGACCAACCAGCCCGACACTGTGCAGCCCGGCCCGAACCCAGCCCAACTAGTACTGTTCATGCGGGTCCCACCtattactgttcatgtgggctcgggtactgttcagtgggtcccactcaTGAATGGTGCTATTTAgtatttttctgatttaatttagattaaaacTTTTGGGAGCCGTAACTTCGCCGTTTTGgctccgattttggtgattctttcaccgaaattcatctaaaattgagaTATACTCATCTGTCACGTTGTGAtgtccattagggctcatttggttttccatttggtattatttgattcttttctagtatagccgttattgatcgtagtcgcaattgcagagcaaccagagttctacgagtgctgcgcaggaagcatcaggagcgaggaggatccagactacaaccaagactctGAAGAGAACTTTGAataaggcaagtcctatctctttgatcatactgaacctatgattttcaaataatatacatgattaactaaaatcggacttattattgcatgtgctatatattgcgttttctttcaaactacttgtagtagttaatcctatcaacactgccatgtcTTACatgttatcatccagaatatataTCACCTTAGGAATAcctattgttaaatatattaacagtgggcgacgccttgatatctagcatgtttaggatggaatacgtctcctcggagacgtcgcttttaaaaaaacacttctccttggagataagatttactgttatcaatgataactcatataccatgaatccttgatggatgtgaaatccttgacatcgtgtgggatatggtgggagatgtgtaaaaatgggtgaaaactattttggcgggggcaggtggagtagtactctggacgacgatgctcttgggggcttgagtcacctttgtggtgttcattgccagaagatacttGCTCTGGCCGGTTAAGGACTGAGtcattgcgccgtcatgcttagccacccccgtgcaaccatgcatcctaaatgggcaagacttgactCTTCTTTCACCGGACTAGGTTGTGCATAATACTAGATGGCCTGAGAGGCAACATTGAGCCAAGTGTCTTCAGGTTCTGCACGAAGGAGTTTTCACCCCAGTTGATCATTGGGGGTCTGCCCTCTATACGAGATCTGAAGAGCTTGATGGATCACGTAGAAAAGCCagacaggaaaggtgtttggaggatctcggtatgatttgctcctACGCtcgcaacggttggaggctgagcatattgcatgggtaaagttgtataacctctgcagagtgtaaatctattcgaatagctatgtccacggtcatggacatgcgaaagcagtaaccctgatgactagactctgtgtgcgtgtgtcttgaagagtaagtgtgtggactagatgtccgtgtgatgaggttcctggctcactCCACCAGAAGCTGTATGATACTagagtgtcacgtcccaaattcttaatcacgcaattaagcataatcatgctttttaagcattatgtttaattttacgtaattataattcggaatactaatgcaattcttttgaaatcatttggatgagagaaagaaatccggGACAGAACAGGATTGAATTCGCAACGAAAATGGACCCTTTTCACTTACCTGTgagccccacatgtggccccaccctccaaccactaaagtgggcagcccccacctgccctctctctctctctcccacctgctctctcactctcactcccGTGCTCAACCGGCCATAGGAGGAGCTCCCCCCTCgcactcaagctctcactccatctctccatttcttccaaaatctgagctcaagagagcgattgaaggtatgcatgtggtaccattgcattctagagctcataagctactcatccatccaattcattttcgttttctcgaaagatttgAGCcgaatttgatgtcttttggtgttcttggttgaagcacaagaaacaccggTGTTCTTCGAttttcctccatttcctccacttcccgacggtcacccaactccacaagcatcttgagtaagtctcttaggctccccatggcaagaattcatgatttggttgatcgattttgagttttagcaaagttcatgagtttttgagggtttggaccaaaatgaggatttagatgagatttgagttaggaatcgagttgctaggttggtgagtgaattctagagtccataaaccatctcaaacatgttcctctttagtttGGAAAAGACCGCAATTCGATTTGGCAATTTTTCCCTAAAATTAGAGAAGTTCTGGGCggtgcggagtatccgcataaaagtgtggatagtccgcaaaagtgcggaggttttgcatcaaagtgcggaggttccgcatcaaagtgcggagggtccgcactttctgGGAAagtggcaatttgaattgtattcgAGATTTTCTTAAGGTTAAGCtacaaagttagtctagaacccttggtatggtatatgcgcatgagtatgtagcatagattcaagtttggagttaAATCGATCGACGAATCATCGAAAACACATTTTCAGCTCAAGTTCGGAGTGTCCAGACAAAAGTCCGGAGGGTTTGCatatgtccggagtatccggagaattctccgaaTAGTCCagagtttgcctgagttgcaCAATGTTTGGATATTCCGCATAATTTtgtggatagtccgcatatgtctgaaggttccggagaattctccggaggTTCCACACTTTCGGTAACTTTttaaattggtttgagtcccaattttgttctagctcgcatgtttgcactatTAACATGTTTTGCACATCTTATgacatgcattgttgcatttcatccatactcatgccattgctctaggagtagttctagtaccaccgcgtcgagcgatgcatgatccaaacggctgtggctggttgggaaaggttgtcacgagtaccccttgtgtgcactttagccagtggcacaagccgaatggtcctcgtgttgtgtggattcaggagtatcccctgcagggtgtataaacagttagaactgccgcgctctcggttatgagcatgtttctgttcatctgcatcggtcgtagagtttcgagtatgctTTATGGTCCGGTATGTGGAAGATGTGTGATGTGGGCACTTgatacttattgatatacatgttgtttacagttacacttgttcagttgttagttgcagggtagttttcatatgttttagttaagtttcagtcgctcacacatatgtcaaGGAGGCTTGgtacatatgttttacttaacctatggttcatccttgctaatgatcaatgcataatccttagagtcgagctatgtatatgtgctctatatggtttaagtcttgcgagtaccttcgtactcatgcctgtgctttcaggtactcctgtcgCTGAGGAAGAgacagtgtttggctacttcgtgcccgccgatgcaggtggtgggcaagagtagtgcatcctactttgggtggtcgtgcttttgtgatggagcctaagggcatatggctccatgccccttttgttgtatagctttcaGTCTTCCGCtacttagttcttttgctggttagaagttgagcaggttttagtcccctcctagctctcttttgctgtaaattgtgataacttgttgcatgcttaagaacttgtaatataatgttaattactcgctctttcttaagctttgttgtgatgtacatgtcggaaaggcatgtgttccgatcttgagcacaaaacacgtgtcaggactaccgggatgatattctggttaatcatcgaggttgggattatgaataatgatcatcctggtgattaattagaatattatttggacggttcctcacatagaggtacaccagatgtgataataaggactgcggagtgaggtgtagcccttCGTAGGACCAAAACGCCTAGATAAAGCTTGTTATCtggttttaaactatttaaagtcaataataaatgatgcAATAGAATACCTGTATAAACCGCTTTACAcataaaactaaaccgtaaagcattatccttgaattaccatttatgcatctatcaacaccttaaaatagtatagggcttgctgagtgccttccgtactcactcttgatgtcattcagatgaagaggcGGACCCCGCCAATGCTAGAGGCGAATATGGAGTTGAAGAGTAGTCTCTAGAGTCGCGTTCGCACTCTAGCTGTCTGTGGTTTGGGTTCAATTTTCCGCTTTGTTTTTGTAGGCCGTTCGACCAAGTTTGTAATATATGCTATGGTTTGTAACATTTTGTACTTCataaccttaatacttatgttcaaagtttgactgtgatactacaactattatactgtgcgtatcagctacttgattcagggactgatacaggaggcacaagaGATCCTGAGAATTGGGTCTAACAGATGTCATCcagataaggttgtggtgcttctcctaggttcctaagcaacaaaatagcacaaaacttagtagtattctattctttaaaaaaatatgaataataaggaacgaattcaccttgtgtgtatccgagggagccatgagctcatcatcctccccttctttacaacaaaccaTTCTCGATTTGCGTATAGCATTATCTTGCCtataaatttcttcacaaagtAAAATACGCAAGGAACTCTCGTTATATAATATCATAAGTtatttatcaaacaattgtaaTTCTCTTTGAAATGATTGTACTTCATCATAATTAGTTGTAGCAGATAACATCGGTACAATGTATGCACATGTCACTTtttgctccccttctttaaaagaagtgatatgGCATGGCAACCTGTTATCAATTTGCATCTTCTATACAAAGAAAGGTGAAGCAATGGTTGTGGTGTATGGTAGCATCCAACAACATATCATGTCTTGAGAACTATTATGTTGAttgcaaatagaactagaaaaaCTTGACATGACATTAATAGTGCTACTGCAATCCTCTAAATGATCATTTTGTGGAACAATAGTAGgaagtttcatatttgaacaaatataaactcgatgcaccatatattctaatttatcattgtatttgctAATAATATGGAAAGTATTTAATAACAAGCATGGTAAATCagaattaagttttaaattCTCCTCTAAACTATTCAGTTTACAAAGAACAtaaaattcaatataacctaaagtatttaCAAAAGTTAgcaatttcagctcttcttgctcactagcaatgcattgaacatgtttaatttcaaaACAAGTATTCATGTGTAAAACAGAATTAACACGTTCATTCACAAGTCGTGGTTgtgatataaatgaagcattatcACACAACTTTTCTTTATCACAAGGAACAATAAgatcatcatgtgacaaaggTAAATCAACAATATGGACCACTAATGGTTGCTCTACAATAGCATGAGTAGCGGGTAATTTTATCATATCAAAATAATCCTCACCTTGTGTGAATGTAGCACTTTTTCATTACATTTGTTCTCTTTTTCAGCTGATAGGTGCGTTAGCATTTGTACCTTGTTGTAACATACATGGTGCGACAGATGTCTCCTCATtctccttgtttttcttctcattttt is a genomic window of Phragmites australis chromosome 17, lpPhrAust1.1, whole genome shotgun sequence containing:
- the LOC133897473 gene encoding pre-mRNA-splicing factor 38-like isoform X2, whose amino-acid sequence is MANRTDPLAKSIHGTNPQNLVEKIVRSKIYQSNYWKEQCFGLTAETLVDKAMELDHTGGTYGGNRRPTPFLCLALKMLQIQPDKDIVVEFIKNEDYKYVRVLGAFYLRLTGTVADVYQYLEPLYNDYRKIRHKLSDGKFTLTHVDEFIDELLTKDYSCDTAMPRIQKRWVLEASGTLEPRRSALEDDFEEEEEDKEEEQPMEIDDSNGREKDNYRGRSPARERDRDRDRDRKHERHHRDRDYDRDRDYDRDYGRGRERDRDRDRERDRNRDRDRDRHRMRDDDYSRDKDRDRDRDGRERERRDRDRDGRDRGRHRSRSRSRDRRDRDLEDGEYRRRRGRGSASPQGRGENGVSREEPKRKKEKKEKKGEGNAPDPNDPEIIEMNKLRASLGLKPLK
- the LOC133897473 gene encoding pre-mRNA-splicing factor 38-like isoform X1 yields the protein MANRTDPLAKSIHGTNPQNLVEKIVRSKIYQSNYWKEQCFGLTAETLVDKAMELDHTGGTYGGNRRPTPFLCLALKMLQIQPDKDIVVEFIKNEDYKYVRVLGAFYLRLTGTVADVYQYLEPLYNDYRKIRHKLSDGKFTLTHVDEFIDELLTKDYSCDTAMPRIQKRWVLEASGTLEPRRSALEDDFEEEEEDKEEEQPMEIDDSNGREKSFQDNYRGRSPARERDRDRDRDRKHERHHRDRDYDRDRDYDRDYGRGRERDRDRDRERDRNRDRDRDRHRMRDDDYSRDKDRDRDRDGRERERRDRDRDGRDRGRHRSRSRSRDRRDRDLEDGEYRRRRGRGSASPQGRGENGVSREEPKRKKEKKEKKGEGNAPDPNDPEIIEMNKLRASLGLKPLK